A region from the Vicia villosa cultivar HV-30 ecotype Madison, WI linkage group LG3, Vvil1.0, whole genome shotgun sequence genome encodes:
- the LOC131659316 gene encoding uncharacterized protein LOC131659316 — protein sequence MTEPWCRGSVNSRLRGPQKQEAYSTTINDLMLPNEKQWNSEAVSSIFDVVDTELILQVPLLEDVTTDTLIWKEEQDGKYSVRSGYRLWRNAFHRHANGNISEDWNSIWNIVAPPRVKHLLWRICSGCLPTRSRLRQRWNDWFHAQDVSGNSGHVQHEVEWRPPPMGWIKCNVDAAFNNNNGTTNRGWCMRNHLGNLISAGTSWDPGSLSVIEAEALALKEAILGAISMNLNYVIFESDCQRVTQAVHSNNKGASEFSIILRSISELLQSFPNFDVKFTKRQENMVAHSLARAANSWTRRSILNSIPLCIEHILLNESH from the exons ATGACTGAACCATGGTGTCGGGGGAGTGTTAATTCTAGATTGAGAGGACCCCAGAAACAAGAAGCGTACTCTACTACAATTAACGATCTTATGTTGCCTAATGAGAAGCAGTGGAATTCTGAAGCTGTTAGTTCTATCTTTGATGTGGTAGATACAGAATTAATCTTACAGGTGCCTCTCTTGGAAGATGTTACAACGGATACTTTAATTTGGAAGGAGGAACAGGATGGAAAATATAGTGTTCGATCGGGCTATCGACTATGGCGTAATGCCTTTCACCGCCATGCAAATGGGAACATTTCAGAAGATTGGAATAGTATTTGGAATATTGTAGCACCTCCAAGAGTGAAACATCTTTTATGGAGGATTTGTTCAGGTTGCCTTCCGACTCGTTCTCGCCTTCGGCAACG GTGGAATGATTGGTTTCATGCTCAGGATGTTAGCGGTAATTCTGGTCATGTACAACATGAGGTAGAGTGGAGGCCTCCGCCAATGGGTTGGATTAAATGCAATGTTGACGCagcttttaataataacaatggTACTACTAATAGAGGCTGGTGTATGCGCAATCATTTGGGGAATTTAATCAGTGCAGGTACATCTTGGGATCCTGGATCTCTTAGTGTTATTGAAGCGGAAGCCTTAGCCCTTAAAGAGGCTATCCTTGGAGCCATCTCGATGAATCTGAATTATGTCATTTTTGAAAGTGATTGCCAGAGAGTTACTCAAGCGGTACACTCCAACAATAAGGGCGCTTCTGAATTTAGTATTATCCTTAGATCTATTTCTGAACTTCTTCAATCTTTTCCTAACTTTGACGTTAAGTTTACTAAACGTCAAGAGAATATGGTTGCTCATTCACTTGCAAGGGCGGCCAATTCATGGACTAGACGTAGTATTTTGAATTCGATTCCTCTATGTATTGAACaca